A region of Nocardioides alkalitolerans DNA encodes the following proteins:
- a CDS encoding iron-containing alcohol dehydrogenase yields MAPVGVIEPPSVDCRSAALVKFHAPEIVLGVGSLAEAGFAAARLGARRPFVVTDPGILAAGWVDELLGHLRDVRLRPVVFHALTPNPKDHEVRAAHDLYVASGADVIIGIGGGSVIDAAKGVAILSGNGGDILDYAGVDRATRPIPPMLMIPSTSGSGADVSQFCIVTDTARSVKLTIMGRALVPDISVTDPRLLVTMPDDLNAATGLDALTHGIESFVSLAHNPLADVHALNAVGLVCRHLRRTLTDPTDTEARSRMAQASLEAGLAFTNAILGATHAMSHQVGGLLDAPHGVVNGVLLPHVIRYNARAVPDRFVDLAGAAGLDVDDADGEKAAELLAEHVRRLADDVGVPSGLAALGVREGDVPVLARTTLDDACLTTNPRPATETDVLDLFRAAL; encoded by the coding sequence GTGGCACCAGTCGGAGTGATCGAGCCCCCGTCGGTGGACTGCCGCAGCGCGGCGCTGGTCAAGTTCCACGCCCCGGAGATCGTGCTCGGCGTCGGCTCGCTCGCCGAGGCCGGCTTCGCCGCCGCCCGGCTCGGCGCGCGACGCCCGTTCGTCGTCACCGACCCCGGGATCCTCGCCGCCGGCTGGGTGGACGAGCTGCTCGGCCACCTGCGGGACGTGCGCCTGCGCCCCGTGGTCTTCCACGCGCTCACCCCGAACCCCAAGGACCACGAGGTCCGCGCCGCACACGACCTGTACGTCGCGAGCGGGGCCGACGTCATCATCGGCATCGGCGGCGGCTCGGTCATCGACGCCGCGAAGGGCGTCGCCATCCTCTCGGGCAACGGCGGCGACATCCTCGACTACGCCGGGGTGGACCGGGCCACGCGGCCGATCCCCCCGATGCTGATGATCCCCAGCACCTCGGGCAGCGGCGCCGACGTCAGCCAGTTCTGCATCGTCACCGACACCGCACGGTCGGTGAAGCTGACCATCATGGGTCGCGCGCTGGTGCCCGACATCTCGGTCACCGACCCGCGCCTGCTCGTCACCATGCCCGACGACCTCAACGCCGCGACCGGGCTGGACGCACTGACGCACGGCATCGAGTCGTTCGTCTCCCTCGCCCACAACCCGCTCGCCGACGTGCACGCGCTCAACGCCGTCGGGCTCGTCTGCCGCCACCTCCGTCGCACGCTGACCGACCCGACCGATACCGAGGCCCGGAGCCGGATGGCCCAGGCGAGCCTCGAGGCCGGACTGGCCTTCACCAACGCGATCCTGGGCGCGACCCACGCCATGAGCCACCAGGTCGGCGGCCTGCTCGACGCGCCGCACGGCGTCGTCAACGGCGTGCTGCTGCCCCACGTGATCCGCTACAACGCGCGGGCCGTGCCCGACCGGTTCGTCGACCTCGCCGGGGCCGCCGGGCTCGACGTCGACGACGCGGACGGCGAGAAGGCGGCGGAGCTCCTCGCCGAGCACGTGCGGCGCCTCGCCGACGACGTGGGGGTGCCCTCCGGGCTCGCCGCGCTCGGGGTCCGGGAGGGCGACGTCCCCGTGCTGGCCCGCACCACGCTCGACGACGCCTGCCTCACGACCAACCCGCGCCCCGCGACGGAGACCGACGTCCTCGACCTCTTCCGCGCGGCGCTCTAG